In Candidatus Magasanikbacteria bacterium RIFOXYB2_FULL_38_10, the following proteins share a genomic window:
- a CDS encoding copper-translocating P-type ATPase: MERSKMEHSQNKGYSKHEGHSVEMFKRKFYISLILTLPVLFLSPLVQNFLGFSFRFIGDLIVLWVFSSVVFFYGGLPFLQGSIKELKNKMPGMMTLISLAIAVAYFYSSAVTFGLQGEVFFWELATLIDIMLLGHWLEMRSVMGASRALEKLSQLIPDKAHVIKDKEIVDVNTSELKTGDIILIKPGEKIPSDGVVVQGDSFVNESMLTGESKPVSKTKGSKVIGGSINEEGSLQIKIEVVGEDTYLSKVINLVKSAQASKSKTQMLADKAALWLTIIAVTIGVVTFVIWLLLGKDIAFAIERAATVLIIACPHALGLAVPLVVAISTALSAQNGLLIRNRTAFENSRRISTIVFDKTGTLTEGTFTLTKIYNFDTNYSQDKALGVAASLEKNSEHPIARAVVKEAENLKIKFFDVKNFRAIKGKGIEGIIQEKLYILASPGYLEELTLTVPSELRQTSATIIYLIDKNENKLVCGFALSDVIRPESRGAINLLKKEGIKVWMLTGDNSLVAKEVSEELGLDGYFAEVLPDQKQDKIKELQGKGEYVAMVGDGINDAPALAQADVGIAIGSGTDIAAETADIILVNSNPKDIASLILFGKATYNKMIQNLIWATGYNVVAIPLAAGVLYGSGILLSPALGAVFMSLSTIIVAINAKTLKVKK; encoded by the coding sequence ATGGAACGCTCAAAAATGGAACATTCTCAAAACAAAGGATATTCCAAACACGAAGGGCATTCAGTAGAGATGTTTAAAAGAAAGTTTTACATTTCCCTCATTCTAACACTTCCTGTTTTATTTTTATCTCCACTAGTACAAAATTTTTTAGGTTTTTCATTTAGGTTTATTGGTGATTTGATTGTTCTTTGGGTTTTTTCTTCAGTAGTATTTTTTTATGGTGGTCTTCCTTTTTTACAAGGTTCAATAAAAGAATTGAAAAATAAAATGCCAGGAATGATGACCTTAATTTCTCTGGCCATTGCTGTAGCCTATTTTTATAGTTCCGCAGTAACTTTTGGTTTGCAGGGTGAAGTGTTTTTTTGGGAATTAGCCACATTGATTGACATTATGCTTCTTGGTCACTGGCTAGAAATGCGCTCGGTTATGGGTGCATCCCGTGCTTTGGAAAAATTATCTCAGCTTATACCAGATAAAGCCCATGTAATAAAAGATAAGGAAATTGTTGATGTTAACACCAGTGAATTAAAAACTGGAGACATAATTCTTATAAAACCAGGTGAAAAAATTCCGTCAGATGGAGTGGTTGTACAAGGTGATAGCTTTGTAAATGAATCCATGCTTACCGGAGAATCAAAACCAGTTTCAAAAACGAAAGGCAGTAAAGTCATCGGTGGCTCTATAAATGAAGAAGGTTCTCTACAAATTAAAATTGAAGTAGTTGGAGAAGACACCTATCTTTCTAAGGTTATAAATCTAGTCAAATCGGCCCAAGCTTCAAAATCTAAAACGCAGATGTTAGCTGATAAAGCTGCTTTGTGGCTTACAATTATTGCTGTGACAATCGGGGTAGTAACATTTGTAATTTGGCTCTTGTTAGGCAAAGATATAGCCTTTGCAATTGAACGGGCGGCAACTGTGCTTATAATTGCCTGTCCACACGCATTAGGTCTGGCTGTTCCTTTAGTGGTGGCCATTTCTACAGCGTTATCCGCCCAAAACGGACTATTAATAAGAAACAGAACGGCATTTGAAAATAGTCGCCGGATTTCCACAATTGTATTTGATAAAACAGGGACTTTAACAGAAGGAACTTTCACACTTACCAAAATTTATAATTTTGATACTAATTACAGTCAAGATAAAGCACTGGGAGTAGCAGCTTCTTTGGAAAAAAATTCTGAACATCCGATTGCCAGAGCCGTTGTCAAGGAAGCAGAAAATTTAAAAATTAAATTTTTTGATGTCAAAAACTTTCGAGCTATAAAAGGAAAAGGTATTGAAGGAATAATTCAAGAAAAATTATATATTTTGGCTAGTCCAGGTTATCTGGAAGAATTAACTTTAACAGTTCCTTCAGAATTAAGACAGACATCAGCAACAATTATTTATTTAATTGATAAAAACGAAAATAAATTGGTGTGTGGTTTTGCTTTATCAGACGTTATTAGACCGGAATCACGGGGTGCCATTAACTTGTTAAAAAAAGAAGGTATTAAGGTTTGGATGCTCACAGGTGATAATTCATTGGTAGCCAAGGAAGTTTCAGAAGAGCTAGGACTTGATGGCTACTTCGCCGAAGTTTTACCTGATCAAAAACAGGATAAAATTAAGGAATTACAAGGAAAGGGAGAATATGTAGCCATGGTTGGTGATGGTATTAATGATGCTCCAGCTTTGGCACAGGCAGATGTGGGGATTGCTATTGGGTCTGGAACAGATATTGCGGCTGAAACGGCGGATATTATTTTAGTAAATAGCAACCCAAAGGATATTGCCTCGCTTATTTTATTTGGTAAAGCCACCTACAATAAAATGATTCAAAATTTAATTTGGGCGACGGGTTATAATGTTGTTGCCATTCCACTTGCTGCTGGTGTGTTATATGGTTCTGGTATACTGCTTTCTCCCGCATTAGGCGCCGTATTTATGTCTCTTAGCACTATTATCGTAGCCATTAATGCGAAAACACTCAAAGTTAAAAAATAG